A stretch of the bacterium genome encodes the following:
- a CDS encoding GIY-YIG nuclease family protein, whose amino-acid sequence MKNYYVYIIGNSRPTLYIGVTNNLVRRVYEHKNKLVEGFSKKYGLNLLLYFELFSSAEEAIKREKQLKHWNREWKLRLIKEGNPEFKDLYGQAI is encoded by the coding sequence ATGAAAAACTATTACGTTTATATAATCGGCAACTCTAGACCGACGCTTTATATCGGGGTGACCAACAACTTAGTTAGGAGAGTTTATGAGCACAAGAATAAGCTAGTTGAGGGTTTTAGCAAAAAGTATGGACTTAATCTACTTTTGTACTTCGAGTTGTTTTCTAGCGCAGAAGAGGCAATTAAAAGAGAAAAGCAGTTAAAACACTGGAACAGAGAGTGGAAATTAAGGCTTATTAAAGAAGGTAACCCAGAGTTTAAAGACTTGTATGGTCAGGCAATTTAA
- a CDS encoding DUF916 domain-containing protein: MRKLSTISKITAAASLGSLLLTPITLAQESTNNNKTTGIEVSSPLYEFNLDPGDNQQDIIKIKNVGNQKTTYYPIVVDFKSNNTDGTPVFLNVGEENSTYSLTKWIKFTQEAVTLEPGKSEAFNFNITVPTNGEAGGHYGAILFSTEAATVAGTGVGLINQTGALILVRVSGDTKESATITTFKTSKPNYPTTHDVKLNLTISNSGNVHVAPKGNITITNIFGGKVAVIPVNEAGGNILPGSTRNFELAWKDLGFKIGLYKAKIDLVYGQTSKTLSAQTSFWIIPWKAIGIASAVLVVLLVALFFAIRRYNAWIISRSKQQSNSHE; this comes from the coding sequence ATGAGAAAACTGTCCACAATTTCGAAAATAACTGCCGCTGCCAGTCTTGGTTCTCTTCTCCTCACCCCGATTACCTTGGCTCAGGAGTCCACTAACAATAATAAAACTACTGGTATTGAAGTCAGCTCCCCGCTTTATGAATTCAACCTCGATCCCGGAGACAACCAACAAGATATTATCAAAATAAAAAATGTTGGCAACCAAAAAACTACTTACTACCCAATTGTCGTTGATTTCAAATCAAACAATACCGATGGTACTCCTGTCTTTCTCAATGTTGGCGAAGAAAATTCCACCTACTCGCTAACCAAGTGGATCAAATTTACTCAAGAGGCAGTCACTCTTGAACCAGGTAAATCTGAAGCTTTCAATTTTAATATTACTGTCCCCACGAACGGTGAAGCCGGTGGTCACTACGGAGCTATACTCTTCTCGACCGAAGCAGCAACTGTCGCCGGTACTGGTGTTGGTTTGATCAACCAAACAGGAGCGCTTATTTTGGTCCGTGTCTCTGGTGATACAAAAGAGAGTGCTACCATAACCACCTTTAAAACTAGTAAACCCAACTACCCAACTACCCATGATGTGAAGTTAAATTTAACAATTTCAAACTCAGGAAACGTCCATGTTGCGCCCAAGGGAAACATCACCATCACCAACATCTTCGGTGGTAAAGTTGCCGTCATCCCAGTCAATGAAGCCGGTGGAAACATTTTGCCGGGAAGTACCAGAAATTTTGAACTAGCCTGGAAAGATCTTGGTTTCAAGATCGGTTTGTACAAGGCCAAAATCGATTTGGTTTACGGTCAAACCTCAAAAACCCTTTCCGCACAAACTAGCTTCTGGATCATCCCTTGGAAGGCTATTGGTATCGCCTCAGCGGTCCTTGTAGTCTTGCTGGTGGCTCTCTTCTTCGCAATACGGCGCTACAACGCCTGGATTATCAGCAGATCCAAACAACAAAGCAACTCCCACGAGTAA
- a CDS encoding site-specific integrase: MLTANDLEKLLPEFIEHLSSLNSSRSTLKNYASDIRKVFSKVASFDYLEAEDLNQALKELSEEVSESSLRRFYFSLKSFLSWAESKGYPLKKTAPPTKQPSAVSVQTVSKAINHGPVAAYLEDLERQGSSKATLYHYQKDVSSFLLWKTGAKDSASIDDQTVKRINRNDINRYSSFLHSQNLAESSIKRYLGSLKSFLGFHKETSYKNQPASGQGQAGWFKRLIVWRPGFWHAYRGHPISDYVNWAGLAGVVLLVGLNFYSKYLLPAPININELTGAVLAASAPPQILSFQGRLTNSSDAPVTGATDIIFYIYDARTAGTLKWTSRTWTLTPDSNGIFSACLGDQDTTDDCLAGGGADTAFPADLFTDNPALYLEVEVEGETLSPRQRISSVSYSLNSGALDGVDSTSFLRSDTSDNFTSGTLTIDDGTTLAVNSSTIGLGNASGDAITVNGTATFNTATNFTLAGTENVAMTSDLAGTVDVISIVATPSSSAGTTQGIFVQQAASANTNGLDVGIAIDNADTDLLLTDAISITNTGAFGDGYSNFLNTPTIDITAAGAITGATGITSSGTITFSSYGTDANGVLYTHPTGGVVTRVAETETGSQCLLSGAGASGVPTWGSCSAGGTTWDAIGDAAGNGAIAFGSTVQTLDWATMDANASFFSFNFTNAGTSAGTDSGVVINNAQNDSLSTDNVTENLLLLQQLDTSTGSSIVVSNALKIDSAANAGITDGIEITNSGGNITNGINLVDTAGGTFTTGISLSGTMTTGISLGATTTTAISIGTTTTAISVTSAGIGLSIAVPTGTTLSTGVKLGSGASEGNITTGFSYSILGGSIEVGDHSVVGTDAFYASSQCITAVCGASTSTLTNGLHIVSDYPASTISNGVLIETTNSGVITDGIDLSSCSCTNGINLGTNKILSSGSFTIDLNNAAADTLTITNGGAGVPSVNIDEDGSFKVGDSGGQLTLTVSDLGGLGQHGNISASAHLYIGVDNGNASADNVTGWVFYRNGSLTAHTLEFQENGEFKFTPTQTSGNILDVGAVTAVSQSAALTGLDIDLSTNYTVPNSSSGNQIGLNLTLKDGGASATANGITVAGTFDTGISFTGTLSSGGADITSASNRAITVTPAGTGDLVISTDSDTEVQLSGATSVLKLTATDNTAVLNLQDTSSNTLFQFKDLNTNFGGLAIGGAFASVNSYYAEEFNRLRTAGAGCIAETVNARGGDGNTNNCTASTGPISVAVTLGATAACAFRSVADSNGGYEEINAADGTGNAACLEYIGTNTANDAQLMFNSNNLPVALFKVRPTRAASGDTNSRYFIGLGNLGTAGSGVSTDAQDIMDTSDDSGIYFSNCTDPTTASTCNDTTWNVSLQNGATISTKDCGVTISTTNFAVMRIEVVSAGASAASVNAYVDGDVSDGVSWTACPAFGSVTVDGLAWGWFANTHANASLNSNFNFHIDYVRVWQDDAPSYPVPEQEVQDVPDSVAARSHQVVGQASDLVADKLTEDQLDQVLNNAAGIWYQSSGKAVSWISNSGEAVFLSVTSWVGEFRKLIFGELVVKDDSQVAGEISFDPGANEVFIESEKITDSSLIYITPTTKTDGLTFYIKEKRSGEGFVVGLQRNRGDLPGEASASATQNLRFNWLIVNKE; this comes from the coding sequence ATGTTAACTGCCAATGACCTAGAGAAGCTCCTGCCGGAGTTCATAGAACACCTCTCCTCCCTTAATTCTTCGCGTTCAACTTTAAAGAACTACGCCTCGGACATCCGAAAAGTCTTTTCAAAGGTTGCTTCTTTTGATTATCTTGAAGCTGAGGATCTGAACCAAGCTCTAAAAGAACTTTCCGAAGAGGTTTCGGAAAGTTCTCTGCGCCGCTTTTATTTTAGTCTCAAATCCTTTCTTTCTTGGGCAGAAAGCAAGGGCTACCCCCTCAAGAAAACCGCTCCACCAACCAAGCAACCTTCTGCCGTTTCTGTTCAAACAGTGTCAAAAGCTATCAACCATGGGCCAGTTGCTGCTTATTTGGAAGATTTAGAAAGGCAGGGTTCTTCAAAAGCCACTCTTTACCACTATCAGAAAGACGTCTCCTCTTTTCTTTTGTGGAAAACTGGCGCAAAGGATTCCGCCTCAATTGATGACCAGACGGTCAAAAGGATCAATCGTAACGACATCAACCGTTACTCTTCGTTTCTACACAGTCAAAATCTAGCCGAGTCTTCAATCAAACGCTATTTGGGGAGCTTAAAATCTTTCCTGGGTTTTCATAAAGAAACTAGTTACAAAAACCAACCGGCCTCCGGGCAGGGTCAGGCTGGTTGGTTCAAAAGGTTAATCGTCTGGAGACCAGGTTTTTGGCATGCCTATCGTGGTCATCCTATATCGGACTATGTCAACTGGGCCGGATTGGCCGGAGTAGTTTTGCTGGTCGGTTTGAATTTTTACAGCAAATATTTGCTTCCTGCGCCAATCAACATCAATGAGTTGACCGGAGCAGTCTTGGCCGCCTCTGCCCCACCCCAAATTCTTTCCTTTCAGGGAAGGCTGACCAATAGCTCGGATGCTCCGGTGACAGGAGCAACCGACATTATTTTCTACATTTACGATGCCAGAACTGCCGGAACTCTCAAATGGACCTCAAGAACTTGGACCCTTACCCCAGATTCAAACGGTATTTTCTCGGCTTGTCTGGGAGATCAAGACACAACCGACGACTGTCTCGCTGGTGGAGGAGCTGACACTGCTTTCCCCGCCGACCTTTTTACAGATAACCCAGCTCTCTACCTCGAAGTCGAAGTTGAAGGTGAAACTCTCTCTCCCCGACAGAGAATTTCCTCAGTTTCTTACTCACTAAACTCTGGAGCGCTCGACGGTGTTGACTCAACTTCCTTTTTGCGAAGTGATACTTCTGACAACTTTACTTCCGGAACTTTGACCATAGATGACGGGACAACCCTAGCTGTCAACTCTTCAACCATTGGCCTGGGCAATGCCAGTGGAGACGCGATCACCGTCAACGGCACGGCGACCTTTAACACCGCTACCAACTTTACGCTGGCGGGAACCGAAAACGTAGCTATGACCTCCGATCTGGCCGGAACCGTCGATGTCATTTCAATAGTTGCCACCCCATCATCTTCGGCTGGAACTACTCAGGGAATTTTTGTCCAACAAGCTGCCTCGGCCAACACCAACGGCTTAGATGTCGGAATAGCAATTGATAACGCCGATACCGATCTGTTGCTGACTGATGCAATCTCGATCACCAACACCGGTGCTTTTGGCGACGGCTACAGCAATTTTTTAAATACCCCAACCATTGACATCACGGCTGCCGGAGCCATCACCGGAGCCACTGGAATCACTTCTTCCGGAACCATTACTTTTTCATCTTACGGAACTGATGCCAACGGAGTTTTGTACACTCACCCAACCGGTGGAGTTGTAACCAGGGTCGCTGAGACAGAAACCGGCAGTCAGTGTTTACTCTCCGGAGCTGGTGCCAGTGGGGTACCAACTTGGGGTTCTTGCTCAGCTGGCGGCACCACTTGGGACGCGATCGGAGATGCTGCCGGGAACGGCGCGATTGCTTTTGGATCAACAGTTCAAACTTTGGACTGGGCCACTATGGATGCTAACGCTTCCTTCTTTAGCTTTAATTTTACCAACGCTGGGACTTCAGCCGGAACAGATTCTGGAGTCGTCATTAACAACGCTCAAAACGATTCCTTATCGACTGACAACGTAACCGAGAACCTGCTACTACTGCAGCAATTGGACACTTCGACCGGCAGCTCCATAGTAGTAAGTAATGCTCTCAAAATCGATTCGGCTGCCAACGCCGGTATCACCGACGGCATTGAGATAACCAATTCCGGCGGTAATATCACCAACGGTATCAATCTTGTTGACACCGCCGGTGGTACTTTTACAACTGGCATTAGCCTCTCTGGTACGATGACCACGGGAATAAGTTTGGGCGCAACGACCACAACTGCAATTTCCATTGGCACAACAACAACTGCAATTTCTGTAACTAGTGCTGGAATTGGTCTTAGTATAGCTGTACCAACAGGTACAACTTTGTCTACCGGTGTAAAATTGGGGAGTGGAGCCTCTGAAGGAAATATAACCACTGGTTTCTCTTACAGTATTTTAGGAGGTTCAATTGAAGTAGGTGATCACAGTGTGGTTGGAACTGATGCTTTCTACGCCTCATCGCAATGTATTACGGCAGTTTGTGGGGCATCTACTTCTACTCTAACAAACGGTCTCCACATAGTTTCCGACTACCCAGCCTCCACCATCAGCAACGGTGTTCTGATCGAAACTACAAATTCCGGTGTTATTACTGACGGCATTGATCTGTCTAGTTGTTCCTGTACCAACGGTATTAATCTTGGTACCAACAAAATCCTTTCTTCCGGTTCGTTCACTATTGATTTAAACAACGCGGCGGCTGACACTTTAACAATTACCAACGGAGGGGCTGGGGTTCCAAGCGTAAATATAGATGAGGATGGTAGTTTTAAGGTCGGAGACAGCGGCGGGCAACTTACTTTAACTGTGTCTGACCTTGGAGGATTGGGGCAACACGGTAATATCTCCGCCTCCGCTCACCTATACATTGGCGTAGACAATGGCAACGCTAGCGCTGACAATGTCACTGGCTGGGTATTTTACCGCAACGGGAGCCTTACTGCTCATACCCTTGAATTTCAAGAAAACGGTGAGTTTAAATTCACGCCCACTCAAACTTCCGGCAATATTCTCGATGTTGGCGCAGTCACTGCCGTGAGCCAGAGCGCGGCCCTCACTGGACTCGACATTGACCTCTCCACCAACTACACCGTCCCCAACTCCTCTTCTGGCAACCAAATCGGTCTGAATTTAACTTTAAAGGATGGTGGGGCTTCGGCCACAGCCAACGGCATCACGGTCGCCGGTACTTTTGATACCGGTATCAGTTTTACCGGAACTCTGAGCAGTGGTGGGGCTGACATTACTAGCGCAAGTAACCGGGCGATCACCGTTACACCGGCGGGAACTGGAGACTTGGTTATTTCCACTGACTCAGACACTGAAGTCCAGCTTTCCGGGGCGACTTCAGTGCTAAAATTGACCGCTACAGACAACACTGCTGTCTTAAACCTGCAAGACACTTCTTCCAACACCCTCTTCCAGTTCAAGGATTTGAATACCAACTTCGGCGGTCTGGCGATTGGTGGAGCTTTTGCCAGTGTCAATAGTTACTATGCAGAAGAATTTAACCGCCTTCGCACCGCTGGTGCCGGTTGCATTGCTGAGACAGTCAACGCCCGTGGTGGGGACGGCAACACCAACAACTGTACCGCTTCCACCGGACCAATTTCTGTTGCCGTCACCCTAGGCGCAACTGCAGCCTGTGCTTTTCGCTCAGTGGCGGACTCAAATGGTGGTTATGAAGAAATTAATGCTGCCGATGGGACTGGCAACGCGGCCTGTCTCGAGTACATCGGTACCAACACTGCCAATGACGCTCAGCTTATGTTTAATAGTAACAACCTGCCAGTTGCCCTTTTTAAGGTCAGACCGACCCGAGCCGCCTCTGGGGATACGAATTCACGCTACTTCATCGGTCTGGGCAATCTTGGTACGGCCGGCTCAGGAGTTAGCACTGATGCTCAAGACATTATGGACACCAGTGACGATAGCGGAATTTATTTCAGCAACTGTACTGACCCCACCACTGCCAGTACCTGTAACGACACGACTTGGAATGTCAGTTTGCAGAATGGCGCTACTATCAGTACCAAAGATTGTGGTGTAACCATCTCAACCACCAACTTTGCGGTCATGAGGATTGAAGTCGTTAGCGCTGGTGCCTCTGCTGCTAGTGTCAATGCTTACGTGGATGGTGATGTCTCCGATGGAGTCAGTTGGACTGCCTGTCCGGCGTTTGGTTCGGTTACAGTCGATGGTTTGGCTTGGGGTTGGTTTGCCAATACTCATGCTAATGCTTCTCTCAACAGCAACTTCAATTTTCATATTGACTATGTTCGTGTCTGGCAGGACGATGCTCCCAGCTACCCGGTCCCCGAGCAAGAAGTTCAGGATGTTCCTGATTCAGTTGCGGCTCGATCTCACCAAGTCGTAGGTCAAGCTTCTGATCTAGTCGCTGACAAACTCACTGAAGACCAGCTCGATCAAGTCCTGAACAACGCTGCCGGTATTTGGTACCAGTCCTCAGGCAAAGCTGTCTCTTGGATCTCAAACTCAGGTGAAGCTGTTTTCCTCTCGGTGACTTCCTGGGTAGGTGAGTTCAGAAAACTGATTTTTGGTGAGCTAGTCGTCAAAGACGATTCTCAAGTGGCTGGTGAGATCAGCTTCGATCCGGGAGCAAATGAAGTCTTCATCGAATCAGAAAAGATAACTGACTCTTCTTTGATTTATATCACCCCAACGACCAAAACCGATGGACTCACTTTTTATATCAAAGAAAAACGAAGTGGTGAGGGCTTTGTGGTTGGGTTACAACGAAACCGTGGCGATTTACCGGGCGAAGCAAGTGCCTCGGCAACCCAGAACCTTCGTTTCAACTGGTTGATAGTGAATAAGGAATAA